One stretch of Ornithinimicrobium ciconiae DNA includes these proteins:
- the pstB gene encoding phosphate ABC transporter ATP-binding protein PstB yields the protein METRALNVFYGDFHAVHDVDLKFGRHEITALIGPSGCGKSTVLRCLNRMNDLVPSARVEGTVLYHDIDVYGPKVDPIEVRRHIGMVFQKANPFPKSIYDNVAYGPRVIGMKVDSMDDHVEQCLRSAALWDEVKDKLKESGYSLSGGQQQRLCIARAIATKPDIILMDEPCSALDPIATSAIEDLMLNLREEYTIIIVTHNMQQAARVSDRTAFFTARPDETTGNRTGLLVEFDKTSKIFGTPSDKRTEDYISGRFG from the coding sequence ATGGAGACGCGGGCGCTCAACGTCTTCTACGGCGACTTCCATGCCGTGCACGACGTCGACCTCAAGTTCGGCCGCCACGAGATCACCGCCCTCATCGGCCCGTCCGGTTGCGGCAAGTCGACCGTGCTGCGTTGCCTGAACCGGATGAACGACCTGGTGCCCAGTGCGCGGGTCGAGGGCACGGTGCTCTATCACGACATCGACGTCTACGGCCCCAAGGTCGACCCGATCGAGGTTCGACGACACATCGGCATGGTCTTCCAGAAGGCCAACCCCTTCCCCAAGTCCATCTACGACAACGTCGCCTACGGGCCACGGGTGATCGGCATGAAGGTTGACAGCATGGACGACCACGTGGAGCAGTGCCTGCGGTCGGCAGCGTTGTGGGACGAGGTCAAGGACAAGCTGAAGGAGTCCGGCTACAGCCTCTCCGGTGGGCAGCAGCAGCGCCTGTGCATCGCGCGCGCCATCGCCACCAAGCCCGACATTATCCTGATGGACGAGCCGTGCTCAGCGCTTGACCCGATCGCTACGAGCGCCATCGAGGACCTGATGCTCAACCTGCGGGAGGAGTACACGATCATCATCGTCACCCACAACATGCAGCAGGCGGCCCGGGTGTCGGATCGCACGGCGTTCTTCACGGCCCGTCCGGATGAGACGACCGGGAACCGGACCGGGCTGCTCGTCGAGTTCGACAAAACCTCCAAAATCTTTGGGACCCCGTCGGACAAGCGCACCGAGGACTACATAAGCGGCCGTTTCGGGTGA
- the pstA gene encoding phosphate ABC transporter permease PstA, with amino-acid sequence MTRTATASARRTTQLNLENGARRGKWKGEVFRALLILCLVVAFVTLVAVIIQAAVKGWPRLDWNLIRQMPSTLDRESSGMQSALFGTIYLMIGLVLTVVPIGVSAAIYMEEFADQSKWWVRFIDLNIQNLAAVPSIVFGILGLALIVRGPLSLGTVVYAGSLTLAMLVLPTIILASREAIRSVPVTLRNGSLGLGATKWQTIWHQVLPSAVPGMVTGTILALSRAIGETAPLLLVGATVFVTYNPDGFFDGAYTALPVQIYQWASRPQEEFRILASAGVIVLLAVLLAMNSIAIWIRNKFTRDL; translated from the coding sequence GTGACCCGAACCGCAACGGCAAGCGCACGCCGGACCACCCAGCTGAACCTGGAGAACGGAGCCCGCCGAGGGAAATGGAAGGGAGAGGTCTTCCGGGCACTGCTCATCCTCTGCCTGGTGGTCGCGTTCGTCACCCTCGTCGCGGTGATCATCCAAGCGGCAGTCAAGGGGTGGCCGCGGCTGGACTGGAACCTCATCAGGCAGATGCCCTCGACTCTGGACCGTGAGAGCTCGGGCATGCAGTCCGCGCTCTTCGGCACGATCTACCTCATGATCGGCCTGGTCCTCACAGTGGTCCCGATCGGCGTCTCCGCGGCGATCTACATGGAGGAGTTCGCCGACCAGTCCAAGTGGTGGGTCCGCTTCATCGACCTCAACATCCAGAACCTCGCGGCGGTCCCCTCGATCGTCTTCGGCATACTCGGCCTCGCGCTCATCGTACGCGGCCCGCTGAGCTTGGGGACGGTGGTATACGCCGGGTCCCTCACGCTGGCCATGCTCGTGCTGCCGACCATCATCTTGGCCTCCCGTGAGGCGATCCGCTCGGTGCCGGTCACCCTGCGCAACGGCTCGCTGGGGCTGGGCGCGACGAAGTGGCAGACCATCTGGCACCAGGTGCTGCCCTCGGCGGTACCCGGCATGGTCACCGGAACGATCCTGGCGCTGTCCCGGGCCATCGGCGAGACCGCACCGCTGCTGCTCGTCGGGGCGACGGTGTTCGTCACCTATAACCCGGACGGGTTCTTCGACGGTGCCTACACCGCCCTCCCTGTACAGATCTACCAGTGGGCGAGTCGCCCACAGGAGGAGTTCCGCATCCTGGCCTCCGCCGGAGTCATCGTGCTCCTGGCGGTGCTGCTGGCGATGAACTCCATCGCTATCTGGATCCGCAACAAGTTCACCCGCGACCTGTGA
- the pstC gene encoding phosphate ABC transporter permease subunit PstC produces the protein MSSATHTQSPPGGDRQEPVSLSASSRRYGEKAIVGWLFLCAAFSVLVTAGIVVSLLTPTIEFFNRVSPANFFSTEAWAPFNAGNPGYGVYRLVVGTLNVTLWALVIAIPAGLGAAIYLSEYASRRARKVLKPILEVLEGVPTVAYGVFALTFVTPLLRDYWPTFLPGQLGEPPGVFSAASAGIVMGVMIIPTVASISQDAMSAVPSGLRQAAYGLGSTRMQVATKVVVPAALSGIVASFILGVSRAIGETMIVLLAAGAAASLSLWPNDSVLTMTTFIARTSTGDIGHGTTTYYTIFAVGALLFAMTFIMNMISIALVRRFRETYE, from the coding sequence GTGAGCTCTGCCACGCACACCCAGTCCCCGCCCGGCGGGGACCGGCAGGAGCCCGTCAGCCTGAGCGCCAGCTCGCGGCGCTACGGGGAGAAGGCCATCGTCGGGTGGCTCTTCCTCTGCGCGGCCTTCTCGGTCCTGGTCACAGCCGGGATCGTCGTGTCCCTGCTGACCCCGACCATCGAGTTCTTCAACCGGGTCTCACCCGCCAACTTCTTCTCCACCGAGGCATGGGCACCTTTCAACGCGGGCAACCCCGGCTACGGTGTTTATCGACTCGTCGTCGGCACCCTGAACGTGACCCTGTGGGCTCTCGTGATCGCGATCCCGGCCGGGCTCGGCGCCGCGATCTACCTCAGCGAGTACGCGAGCCGACGTGCCCGCAAGGTGCTCAAGCCCATCCTGGAAGTGCTGGAAGGCGTCCCCACGGTCGCCTACGGTGTGTTCGCACTCACCTTCGTCACCCCGCTGCTCCGTGACTACTGGCCCACCTTCCTGCCCGGCCAGCTCGGTGAGCCGCCCGGAGTCTTCTCCGCAGCGTCGGCCGGCATCGTCATGGGCGTCATGATCATCCCGACGGTGGCTTCCATTTCGCAGGACGCCATGTCTGCCGTCCCGTCGGGTCTTCGGCAAGCCGCCTACGGCCTGGGGAGCACCAGGATGCAGGTCGCTACCAAGGTGGTGGTTCCGGCCGCTCTGTCGGGCATCGTGGCCAGTTTCATCCTGGGCGTGTCCCGCGCCATCGGTGAAACCATGATCGTCCTGCTCGCGGCTGGGGCGGCCGCCAGCCTGTCGTTGTGGCCCAATGACTCGGTCCTGACGATGACCACGTTCATCGCGCGAACCTCAACCGGCGATATCGGGCACGGCACGACCACGTACTACACGATCTTCGCGGTCGGTGCCTTGCTCTTCGCCATGACCTTCATCATGAACATGATCAGCATTGCACTGGTCCGTCGCTTCCGGGAGACCTACGAATGA
- a CDS encoding PstS family phosphate ABC transporter substrate-binding protein: MSVRRMTLARVSVAALATISLAACGSDDGDTGTEDPPAAAEEGGESEGDELSGDIAVDGSSTVTPLTEAAAELFMNENPDVRIAVGTSGTGGGFDKFCNGETDVSMASREVKQEEIDLCAANGVEFEELGVANDGLAIVVNPANDWVTCMTVEEINAAWKDGSTATTWADINPDYPDEALELYGPGTDSGTFDYFTEAINGEEGNITQNYNDIGEDDNAAVIGVSGSTGAMAFIPLSYVTAAGDQVKAIEVENEAGECVAPSEETVQAGDYNPLGRQLFIYPSAEALEKPEVLAFVEFHVENSGPAAEAAGFIGLTEEQTQEALDKVASLTGGR; encoded by the coding sequence ATGTCTGTGCGACGCATGACCCTGGCACGCGTGTCCGTGGCGGCACTGGCGACAATTTCCCTTGCGGCCTGTGGCAGCGACGATGGTGACACCGGGACCGAAGACCCACCGGCGGCTGCTGAGGAGGGCGGCGAGTCCGAGGGCGACGAGCTGTCCGGTGACATCGCGGTCGACGGGTCCTCGACCGTGACCCCGCTGACCGAGGCCGCGGCCGAGCTGTTCATGAACGAGAACCCGGACGTTCGTATTGCTGTGGGCACCTCCGGCACCGGTGGTGGCTTCGACAAGTTCTGCAACGGCGAGACTGACGTCTCGATGGCCTCCCGGGAGGTCAAGCAGGAGGAGATTGACCTTTGTGCCGCCAACGGGGTGGAGTTCGAGGAGCTCGGCGTGGCCAACGACGGACTGGCCATTGTCGTCAACCCGGCGAACGACTGGGTGACCTGCATGACCGTTGAGGAGATCAACGCAGCGTGGAAGGACGGGTCCACCGCCACGACATGGGCTGACATCAACCCCGACTACCCGGACGAGGCGCTCGAGCTCTACGGCCCGGGCACCGATTCCGGCACGTTCGACTACTTCACCGAGGCCATCAATGGTGAGGAGGGGAACATCACCCAGAACTACAACGACATCGGCGAGGACGACAACGCAGCCGTCATCGGTGTGTCCGGGAGCACCGGCGCGATGGCCTTCATCCCGCTGTCCTATGTCACGGCGGCCGGTGACCAGGTCAAGGCCATCGAGGTCGAGAACGAGGCCGGCGAGTGTGTCGCGCCGTCCGAGGAGACCGTGCAGGCCGGGGACTACAACCCGCTGGGTCGCCAGCTGTTCATTTACCCCTCGGCTGAGGCCCTGGAGAAGCCCGAGGTCCTGGCCTTTGTCGAGTTCCACGTGGAGAACTCCGGCCCGGCGGCTGAGGCCGCCGGGTTCATCGGCCTGACCGAGGAGCAGACCCAGGAGGCGCTCGACAAGGTTGCCAGCCTCACCGGTGGTCGCTGA
- a CDS encoding helix-turn-helix domain-containing GNAT family N-acetyltransferase translates to MTSIVQHVRAEDLPAETAGTYAEWFATLADSTRVRLLHTVATAPSGSVRVGDLAAQLEISQSTCSHHVRKLAEVGFLIVDRVGTTSLVSINQTCCVGLPHAADVVMGTLQNAPCCPSDLPDDVTVRAVEERDMSAVLDIYAEGIATGDATFEREVPAAQALQRRWLPNLAWVAECDAAVVGWAALSPASERKCYAGVAESTVYVTTSARGAGVGKALLWRQVNEADGAGLWTLQATIFPENRASLALHHAAGYRTLAIRHRIARLDGIWRDTVLLERRSEVN, encoded by the coding sequence ATGACGTCGATCGTGCAGCACGTGCGGGCCGAAGACCTGCCAGCGGAGACCGCCGGCACGTATGCCGAGTGGTTCGCCACCCTGGCTGACTCCACCAGGGTGCGCCTGTTGCATACCGTGGCCACGGCGCCCAGCGGTTCGGTTCGGGTCGGGGACCTCGCCGCGCAGCTGGAGATCAGCCAGTCAACCTGTTCCCACCACGTCCGCAAGCTAGCCGAGGTCGGGTTTCTGATCGTGGACCGAGTGGGCACCACCAGCCTCGTCTCGATCAACCAGACCTGCTGCGTCGGCCTGCCACACGCGGCCGACGTCGTGATGGGAACGCTTCAGAACGCGCCGTGCTGTCCGAGTGACCTGCCTGATGACGTCACCGTCCGAGCCGTCGAGGAGCGCGACATGTCGGCGGTGCTCGACATCTACGCCGAAGGGATTGCCACCGGAGACGCCACGTTCGAGAGAGAGGTCCCCGCGGCCCAGGCGCTGCAGCGCCGCTGGCTGCCGAACCTTGCGTGGGTAGCCGAGTGTGACGCTGCTGTCGTCGGCTGGGCCGCGCTGAGCCCTGCGTCCGAGCGCAAGTGCTATGCCGGGGTTGCCGAATCCACCGTGTATGTCACCACCTCAGCCCGCGGCGCGGGCGTCGGCAAGGCGCTCCTGTGGCGCCAGGTGAACGAAGCAGACGGTGCTGGCCTGTGGACGTTGCAGGCCACGATCTTCCCGGAGAACCGTGCCAGCCTGGCCCTGCACCACGCCGCCGGCTACCGAACCCTGGCGATCCGCCACCGCATCGCACGACTCGACGGCATCTGGCGCGACACGGTCCTGCTGGAGCGCCGCTCCGAGGTCAACTGA
- a CDS encoding MFS transporter — MSATLCLTQVTSWGVLFYAFPLLAPVISGDTGWSPEHITGAFTLGQLTAALLGIWVGRHLDRRGPRWVMSGGSVLAVSAVVLLAWAPGLTWFVLAWLLAGVAMSMVLYPPAFAAITRWHGAHGRVRALTILTIAGGLASTVFAPLTAALSASVGWRQTFLVLALILAVVTVPAHLWGLRGPWLPSQHGPAGRSMPRRIVVSGPFIALAAALSLTALSAFAVVVTLVPLLAERGINLTTAGVVLGLGGVGQVVGRLGFAALNRRLSAMTSTALVIAVLAATTAMLGFVQALLPIVAVVLLAGAGRGLFTLIQATAITDRWGTGHYGQLTAVLTAPITIAIALAPWVGAQLAALLGSYSAAFLALSALNAVAVGLSLLTYPKSTRP; from the coding sequence GTGAGTGCCACACTGTGCCTGACGCAGGTGACCAGCTGGGGCGTGCTGTTCTATGCCTTCCCGCTTCTGGCCCCCGTCATCAGTGGTGACACCGGATGGAGCCCTGAGCACATCACCGGCGCCTTCACTCTCGGACAGCTCACTGCGGCACTCCTGGGCATCTGGGTCGGGCGCCACCTGGATCGTCGTGGTCCGCGTTGGGTGATGAGTGGCGGTTCGGTGCTGGCAGTGTCGGCGGTCGTCCTACTCGCCTGGGCCCCTGGACTCACCTGGTTCGTGCTGGCTTGGCTGCTGGCGGGTGTCGCCATGTCGATGGTGCTCTATCCCCCGGCGTTCGCGGCCATCACCCGATGGCACGGTGCTCACGGTCGGGTCCGCGCCCTCACGATCCTCACGATCGCTGGCGGCCTGGCCAGCACCGTGTTCGCCCCATTGACAGCGGCACTGTCTGCGTCGGTCGGGTGGAGGCAGACGTTCCTCGTCCTTGCCCTGATCCTGGCCGTGGTCACCGTGCCGGCCCACCTGTGGGGACTGCGCGGACCGTGGCTACCTAGCCAGCACGGCCCCGCGGGCAGGTCCATGCCCCGCCGAATTGTCGTCAGTGGACCCTTCATCGCACTCGCTGCTGCGCTGAGCCTCACGGCACTCTCTGCCTTCGCGGTGGTCGTCACCCTCGTGCCACTGCTGGCCGAGCGTGGCATCAACCTCACCACGGCCGGTGTGGTCCTCGGTCTGGGCGGGGTGGGCCAAGTCGTCGGTCGACTCGGATTCGCCGCCCTCAACCGGCGACTGTCGGCCATGACGAGCACCGCCCTGGTGATCGCCGTTCTGGCCGCCACCACCGCGATGCTCGGGTTCGTGCAGGCACTGCTCCCCATCGTGGCAGTGGTGCTCCTAGCCGGGGCCGGCAGGGGCTTGTTCACCCTGATCCAGGCCACCGCGATCACTGACCGGTGGGGCACCGGCCACTACGGGCAGCTCACCGCCGTGCTCACCGCACCGATCACCATCGCGATCGCCCTCGCGCCCTGGGTCGGTGCGCAACTGGCCGCGCTGCTAGGCAGCTACTCAGCCGCCTTCCTCGCCCTGTCGGCCCTCAACGCGGTCGCCGTCGGCCTCAGCCTGCTCACCTACCCGAAGAGCACTCGACCCTGA
- a CDS encoding FAD-dependent oxidoreductase has protein sequence MNIDTLIVGGGQAGLATAHHLARAGRSAVLLEAGTAPVGSFADQRVVIVGGGNTAVHVAHELAQHARVTLATRRPITFANPNLLGRDLHWWFVRTGLDRLPLGPHLHGIPTAPVSDPGHYGPRGR, from the coding sequence ATGAACATCGACACCCTCATCGTCGGCGGCGGGCAGGCAGGACTAGCGACCGCCCACCACCTGGCCCGGGCTGGACGGTCCGCGGTCCTGCTCGAGGCCGGGACCGCACCCGTGGGTTCCTTCGCGGATCAGCGGGTCGTCATCGTCGGCGGGGGCAACACCGCCGTCCACGTCGCTCACGAGCTGGCCCAGCACGCTCGAGTCACGCTCGCGACCCGGCGGCCGATCACCTTCGCCAACCCGAACCTGCTCGGCCGGGATCTGCACTGGTGGTTCGTGCGCACCGGCCTGGACCGACTCCCGCTCGGCCCACACCTACACGGCATACCGACCGCTCCCGTGTCCGATCCGGGACACTACGGCCCTCGAGGTCGGTGA
- a CDS encoding ArsR/SmtB family transcription factor: MMPQVTERATQTHAGPEECCAGTDCEMLPREPAEDLANVFKALADPTRVRLLQYLAESASGTTCACHLPAALGITQPTLSFHMRKLHDAGLVERDRRGRWVHYTVLPEALDRVRRFLALPERRDHDNGC, encoded by the coding sequence ATGATGCCCCAGGTCACCGAACGCGCGACCCAGACCCACGCAGGTCCCGAGGAGTGCTGCGCGGGCACGGACTGCGAGATGCTGCCCAGAGAGCCGGCCGAAGACCTGGCAAACGTCTTCAAGGCCCTCGCCGACCCGACCAGGGTCCGCCTGCTGCAGTACCTCGCCGAGTCAGCCTCCGGAACCACCTGCGCCTGCCACCTTCCGGCCGCGCTGGGGATCACACAGCCCACCCTGTCGTTCCACATGCGCAAGCTACACGATGCGGGGCTAGTCGAGCGGGACCGGCGCGGTCGGTGGGTGCACTACACGGTCCTACCCGAGGCGCTGGACAGGGTGCGCAGGTTCCTGGCGCTACCCGAACGCAGAGACCACGACAACGGCTGCTGA
- a CDS encoding arsenate reductase ArsC: MSEKPTVLFVCVHNAGRSQMAAGYLQHLAAGQVEVLSAGSEPADQVNPAAVAAMAEDGIDIAAEQPKVLTDGAVRSSDVVITMGCGDTCPIYPGTRYEDWVLEDPAGQGIDGVRPIRDEIKQRVSDLIRSLDVQIAAG; this comes from the coding sequence GTGAGCGAGAAGCCCACCGTCCTGTTTGTCTGCGTGCACAATGCCGGCCGCTCCCAAATGGCCGCCGGCTACCTGCAGCACCTGGCCGCCGGGCAGGTGGAGGTTCTCTCCGCCGGTTCCGAGCCGGCGGATCAAGTGAATCCCGCGGCCGTGGCGGCCATGGCCGAGGACGGCATCGACATCGCCGCTGAGCAACCCAAGGTGCTGACCGACGGGGCTGTCCGCTCTTCCGACGTCGTGATCACGATGGGGTGCGGGGACACCTGCCCGATCTATCCGGGCACGCGTTACGAGGACTGGGTCTTGGAGGACCCGGCAGGGCAGGGGATCGACGGTGTGCGCCCGATCCGGGATGAAATTAAGCAGCGAGTCAGCGACCTGATCCGATCGCTCGACGTTCAGATCGCCGCTGGCTGA
- a CDS encoding arsenate-mycothiol transferase ArsC — translation MVEDLAYALDGTFAREEVEAAVRTAFSELTAVSTVRTYVPVLAARLAKERLTAGAQADGRVVKTVPELLFVCVHNAGRSQMAAALAAHLAPSRVHVRSAGSRPTGELNPQVVEALAERGVSLTEAYPKPLSMDVVRAADVVITMGCGDACPVLPGKRYEDWDVADPDGQPLSVVRDIRDDVQRRVTALLRDLDL, via the coding sequence GTGGTGGAGGATCTCGCATACGCCCTGGACGGTACGTTCGCACGGGAGGAGGTCGAGGCCGCTGTGCGCACCGCCTTCAGTGAGCTCACCGCCGTCTCAACGGTAAGAACCTACGTGCCGGTGCTCGCGGCCCGGCTTGCCAAGGAGCGGCTGACCGCTGGAGCGCAGGCCGACGGTCGGGTCGTCAAGACGGTCCCCGAACTGCTCTTCGTCTGTGTCCACAACGCTGGGCGTTCCCAGATGGCTGCTGCTCTTGCGGCCCACTTGGCTCCGAGCCGAGTTCATGTGCGCTCGGCTGGGTCGCGCCCCACCGGTGAGCTCAACCCGCAGGTCGTGGAAGCTCTCGCCGAGCGCGGCGTCAGTCTGACCGAGGCCTATCCCAAGCCGCTGTCCATGGACGTGGTGCGCGCAGCTGACGTGGTGATCACCATGGGGTGTGGTGATGCCTGTCCCGTGTTGCCCGGGAAGCGGTATGAGGATTGGGACGTGGCCGACCCCGACGGTCAGCCGTTGTCGGTGGTGCGCGACATCCGCGATGATGTTCAGCGGCGGGTTACTGCCCTTCTGCGTGACCTTGACCTGTGA
- a CDS encoding arsenate-mycothiol transferase ArsC produces MTDTPTVLFVCIKNAGKSQMAAALMRHGYGDAVRVVSAGTRPSSALNQESVAALEEVGAAPTGEHPKLVDPQMLAAADLVVLLGPEVQLDPGTTPVRRWVTDEPSHRGIHDMERMRLVRDDIAARVSALADELALRPRV; encoded by the coding sequence GTGACTGATACCCCAACAGTCCTGTTCGTTTGCATCAAGAACGCTGGCAAGTCGCAGATGGCCGCCGCTCTGATGCGCCACGGCTATGGAGACGCTGTGCGTGTGGTCTCCGCAGGTACACGTCCGAGCAGTGCACTGAACCAGGAATCGGTGGCCGCTCTGGAGGAGGTAGGCGCCGCTCCGACCGGCGAGCACCCCAAGCTGGTCGACCCTCAGATGCTGGCCGCAGCAGACCTCGTCGTGCTACTCGGCCCGGAGGTCCAACTGGACCCCGGAACCACACCGGTGCGGCGCTGGGTCACCGACGAGCCGTCGCACCGCGGCATCCACGATATGGAACGCATGCGGCTCGTGCGCGACGACATCGCGGCCCGTGTCTCGGCCCTCGCCGACGAGCTGGCCCTACGACCGCGGGTATGA
- a CDS encoding ArsO family NAD(P)H-dependent flavin-containing monooxygenase: MTTRTLTSQALVVGGGQAGLATAYFLRRAGVEHVVLDDQDRPGGAWLHTWESLRLFSPAAYSSLPGWQMPPTGGYPDAEHVVDYLTQYEQRYAVPVRRGVNVSEVAAQGAGYRVTTSEGTWHADVVFNATGTWSRPFIPTYPGAATFSGEQLHSAQYRSGEPYTGRRVIVVGGGNSGAQVAADLSGQAEVTWCTTEPPRFLPDEVDGRELFRVASLRARGQGQGVGGLGDIVAVPPVRTARDAGLLHRVPMFERFTPQGVTWPDGTTRPVDAVIWCTGFRPQLSHLTPLRLHRDDGLPRTDGPVAANRPTLGFVGYGDWCGLASATLIGVGQWARQAVQRALT, translated from the coding sequence ATGACGACCCGCACCCTCACATCGCAGGCCCTCGTGGTCGGCGGCGGACAGGCAGGTCTGGCGACCGCGTACTTCCTGCGCCGCGCAGGAGTCGAACACGTCGTTCTCGATGATCAGGACCGCCCCGGCGGTGCCTGGCTCCATACCTGGGAGTCGCTGAGACTGTTCTCACCGGCCGCGTACTCCTCGCTGCCAGGCTGGCAGATGCCACCGACCGGCGGCTATCCCGACGCCGAGCACGTCGTCGACTACCTCACCCAGTACGAGCAGCGGTACGCCGTGCCGGTTCGGCGCGGGGTGAACGTCTCCGAGGTCGCGGCGCAGGGGGCCGGCTACCGCGTGACCACCTCGGAAGGCACTTGGCACGCCGACGTTGTCTTCAACGCCACAGGCACGTGGTCGCGGCCCTTCATCCCGACGTATCCAGGTGCCGCCACGTTCTCGGGCGAACAACTTCACTCCGCGCAGTACAGATCCGGGGAGCCCTACACAGGGCGACGGGTGATCGTCGTCGGTGGCGGCAACTCCGGCGCCCAGGTCGCCGCCGACCTGAGCGGGCAGGCGGAGGTCACGTGGTGCACCACCGAACCGCCGCGGTTCCTGCCCGACGAGGTGGACGGCCGCGAACTGTTCCGGGTCGCTAGCCTTAGGGCGCGCGGGCAGGGCCAGGGCGTCGGCGGCCTAGGGGACATCGTGGCGGTGCCCCCCGTGCGCACCGCTCGCGATGCCGGACTCCTGCACCGGGTGCCGATGTTCGAGCGGTTCACTCCTCAGGGCGTCACCTGGCCCGACGGCACCACCCGCCCCGTGGACGCCGTCATTTGGTGCACCGGCTTCCGCCCCCAGCTCAGCCACCTGACACCCTTGAGGCTGCACCGCGACGACGGACTGCCTCGCACGGACGGGCCGGTCGCGGCGAATCGTCCGACCCTCGGGTTCGTCGGCTACGGCGACTGGTGCGGCCTGGCCTCGGCCACCCTCATCGGGGTCGGCCAGTGGGCAAGGCAGGCCGTGCAACGAGCCCTGACCTAG
- a CDS encoding IS3 family transposase (programmed frameshift), with amino-acid sequence MPKPYPQEFRDDVVRVARQREEGVTIKQVAKDFGISESCLTNWMTQADRDAGIRPGPDREELAELREAKRRIRLLEQENEVLRRAAAYLSQEHLPKMMYPLVRELAVDGIPVTVTCRVLKIARQPYYRWLKGPVTDAELAAAHRANALFDAHRDDPEFGHRLLADEARDVGEGMCDRTAWRICSENGWWSVFGKKRGKNGRKPGPPAHEDLVERDFTAAGPNQLWLTDITEHGTGEGKLYLCAVKDVWSGRIVGYSIDARMKSRLAVQALDNAVATRAAHGMDVAGCIVHSDRGSQFRSRKYLAALRRHHLVGSMGQVGTSADNAAMESFFALLQKNVLDRRRWATRQDLRISIVTWLERTYHRRRRQDRLGRLTPIEYEATMATAAPQAA; translated from the exons ATGCCCAAGCCGTATCCCCAGGAGTTCCGTGACGATGTTGTCCGGGTCGCCCGACAACGCGAGGAGGGGGTGACGATCAAGCAGGTGGCCAAGGACTTCGGGATCTCCGAGTCGTGTCTGACGAACTGGATGACCCAAGCCGACCGCGACGCCGGGATCAGGCCGGGTCCGGACCGTGAGGAGCTGGCCGAGCTGCGGGAGGCCAAACGGCGCATCCGGCTGCTGGAGCAGGAGAACGAGGTCCTGCGCCGCGCCGCGGCGTACCTGTCCCAG GAACATCTCCCCAAAATGATGTACCCGCTCGTCCGAGAGCTGGCCGTCGACGGGATCCCCGTCACGGTGACGTGCCGGGTGCTGAAGATCGCTCGCCAGCCGTACTACCGCTGGCTGAAGGGACCGGTCACCGACGCCGAGCTGGCGGCGGCCCACCGCGCCAACGCCCTGTTCGACGCCCACCGCGACGACCCGGAGTTCGGGCACCGGCTGCTGGCCGACGAGGCCCGCGACGTCGGGGAGGGCATGTGCGACCGGACCGCGTGGCGGATCTGCTCGGAGAACGGCTGGTGGAGCGTCTTCGGCAAGAAGCGAGGCAAGAACGGCAGGAAGCCGGGGCCACCCGCGCACGAGGACCTTGTCGAGCGGGACTTCACCGCGGCCGGCCCGAACCAGCTGTGGTTGACCGACATCACCGAGCACGGCACCGGTGAGGGCAAGCTCTACCTGTGCGCGGTCAAGGACGTCTGGTCGGGCCGCATCGTCGGATACTCCATCGACGCCCGGATGAAGTCGCGCCTGGCGGTGCAGGCCCTGGACAACGCCGTGGCGACCCGTGCCGCGCACGGCATGGACGTTGCCGGCTGCATCGTCCACTCCGACCGCGGCAGCCAGTTCCGGTCGCGGAAGTACCTGGCCGCGCTGCGTCGCCACCACCTGGTCGGATCCATGGGCCAGGTCGGCACGAGCGCCGACAACGCCGCGATGGAGTCCTTCTTCGCCCTCCTGCAGAAGAACGTCCTGGACCGCCGCCGATGGGCCACCCGCCAGGACCTGCGCATCAGCATCGTGACCTGGCTCGAGCGCACCTACCACCGGCGCCGTCGCCAGGACCGACTCGGCCGGTTGACGCCCATCGAGTACGAAGCCACCATGGCCACAGCCGCCCCTCAGGCGGCCTGA